In one Enterobacteriaceae endosymbiont of Donacia thalassina genomic region, the following are encoded:
- the tuf gene encoding elongation factor Tu, with product MSKEKFERSKPHINVGTIGHVDHGKTTLTAAITTVLSKKYGGSAKAFDQIDNAPEEKARGITINTSHVEYDTKNRHYAHVDCPGHADYVKNMITGAAQMDGAILVVAATDGPMPQTREHILLARQVGVPYIIVFLNKCDMVDDEELLELVEMEVRDLLTQYNFPGDTTPIIQGSALKALEGDKKWEKKIIELANSLDNYIPNPIREIDKPFLLPIEDVFSISGRGTVVTGRVERGIIKVGEEVEIIGIRNTIKSICTGVEMFRKLLDEGRAGENVGILLRGIKREDIERGQVLAKPGSIKPHTKFEAEVYILSKEEGGRHTAFFKGYRPQFYFRTTDVTGTIELPSNIEMVMPGDNINMIVTLIYPIAMTNGLRFAIREGGHTVGAGVVTKVLQ from the coding sequence GTGTCTAAAGAAAAATTTGAACGTTCTAAACCTCATATTAATGTAGGTACTATAGGACATGTTGATCATGGTAAAACAACTCTAACAGCGGCAATAACTACTGTTTTATCTAAAAAATATGGTGGTTCAGCAAAAGCTTTTGATCAAATTGATAATGCTCCAGAAGAAAAAGCAAGAGGTATAACAATAAATACATCTCATGTAGAGTATGATACTAAAAACCGACATTATGCTCATGTAGATTGTCCAGGACATGCTGATTATGTAAAAAATATGATTACAGGAGCAGCTCAAATGGATGGTGCTATACTAGTAGTTGCTGCAACAGATGGTCCTATGCCTCAAACTAGAGAACATATTTTATTAGCAAGACAAGTAGGTGTACCTTATATTATAGTTTTTCTTAATAAATGTGATATGGTCGATGATGAAGAATTATTAGAATTAGTAGAAATGGAAGTACGTGATTTATTAACACAATATAATTTTCCAGGAGATACTACTCCTATCATTCAAGGTTCAGCTTTAAAAGCACTTGAAGGTGATAAAAAATGGGAGAAAAAAATTATTGAATTAGCAAATTCTTTAGATAATTATATACCTAATCCTATAAGAGAAATTGATAAACCTTTTCTATTACCAATAGAAGATGTTTTTTCAATTTCAGGTAGAGGTACTGTAGTTACAGGAAGAGTAGAAAGAGGTATTATAAAAGTAGGAGAAGAAGTAGAAATTATAGGTATTAGAAATACTATAAAATCTATTTGTACTGGAGTAGAAATGTTTCGTAAATTACTAGATGAAGGACGTGCAGGAGAAAATGTAGGAATTCTTCTTAGAGGAATTAAAAGAGAAGATATAGAAAGAGGACAAGTTTTAGCTAAACCAGGATCAATTAAACCACATACTAAATTTGAAGCTGAAGTTTATATATTATCTAAAGAAGAAGGAGGTAGACATACAGCTTTTTTTAAGGGATATCGTCCTCAGTTCTATTTTAGAACTACAGATGTAACTGGAACTATAGAATTACCTTCAAATATTGAAATGGTTATGCCAGGAGATAATATTAATATGATTGTTACATTAATTTATCCTATAGCAATGACTAATGGTTTACGTTTTGCTATTCGTGAAGGAGGTCATACTGTTGGTGCAGGAGTGGTTACTAAGGTTTTACAATAA